From the genome of Malus sylvestris chromosome 6, drMalSylv7.2, whole genome shotgun sequence, one region includes:
- the LOC126627050 gene encoding NAC domain-containing protein 83-like, translating to MDKFKFVRNGMIRLPPGFRFQPTDEELVFQYLRCKVFSCPLPASIIPEINVCMYDPWDLPGNLEQERYFFSNKESKYRNGNRANRVTSSGYWKATGADKKIVSSRRNHIVGKKKTLVFYRGKSPHVSKTDWVMHEYCLVNAETTASIHATENALTPKGNWVLCRVFSKKRSGKMNEEIVVNYNSIKVNNNANPASSSSSCSSSSGITEVTSPSEECGEEISSCPKF from the exons atggacaagttcaaatttgttaGAAATGGGATGATCAGATTGCCTCCTGGTTTCCGATTCCAACCAACAGATGAAGAGCTAGTTTTTCAGTACCTGAGATGCAAAGTCTTCTCATGCCCACTTCCTGCTTCCATTATTCCCGAGATCAACGTTTGCATGTATGATCCTTGGGATTTGCCAG GTAATTTGGAACAAGAGAGGTATTTCTTCAGCAACAAGGAGTCAAAATACCGGAATGGAAACCGAGCCAACAGGGTGACAAGTTCCGGTTACTGGAAAGCAACCGGCGCAGATAAAAAGATTGTATCTTCAAGGAGGAATCATATTGTGGGAAAGAAAAAGACTCTAGTATTTTACAGAGGGAAGTCTCCACATGTTTCTAAGACTGATTGGGTCATGCATGAATATTGCCTTGTGAATGCAGAAACTACAGCTTCCATTCACGCAACTGAG AATGCTTTAACGCCAAAAGGAAATTGGGTTTTGTGTCGGGTTTTTTCTAAGAAAAGAAGTGGCAAGATGAATGAGGAGATTGTGGTGAATTACAACAGCATCAAAGTTAACAATAATGCGAATCctgcatcttcttcctcctcttgttCAAGTTCAAGTGGGATCACAGAAGTAACTTCCCCAAGTGAAGAATGTGGTGAAGAAATCAGTAGCTGCCctaaattttga